From Candidatus Manganitrophaceae bacterium, one genomic window encodes:
- a CDS encoding polyprenyl synthetase family protein, protein MDQVWSAYKEGLDEVEEQIKKSLDSEVALINEIAYHILNSGGKRIRPLLLMISAQLCKSRDRRHILLAGMVEFIHTATLLHDDVLDNAEVRRGIPAARVLWGNQASILAGDYLYTLAVCQAVKMENFEINYLLSTTCRRMSEGETLQLVHSRDLALTEATYLQIIEYKTATLLSASCRLGGIIGNESDEKKEALTRYGRNLGIAFQVADDTLDYVGDRARFGKSPGKDIREGKVTLPLLHLLQHCSTKEKQEIKKIIKKERLLKRDFSFVTGLMEKYGSITYALQKAQDYANRAKGDLSVFADLPPRQALLTLADYVVRRDH, encoded by the coding sequence ATGGATCAGGTCTGGTCCGCTTACAAAGAGGGGCTCGACGAAGTCGAAGAGCAGATCAAGAAAAGCCTCGATTCCGAGGTGGCGCTGATCAACGAAATCGCCTACCATATATTGAACAGCGGTGGAAAGCGAATCCGTCCCCTCCTCCTCATGATCAGCGCGCAACTCTGTAAGTCCCGTGACCGACGCCATATCCTTTTGGCCGGCATGGTCGAATTCATCCATACCGCGACCCTTCTTCATGACGATGTCCTCGACAATGCCGAAGTACGCCGCGGCATCCCCGCCGCACGCGTTCTCTGGGGGAATCAGGCGAGCATCTTGGCCGGAGATTATCTCTATACCCTCGCCGTCTGTCAGGCGGTCAAGATGGAAAACTTCGAGATCAACTATCTCCTCTCCACGACCTGTCGGAGGATGTCGGAGGGGGAGACACTCCAGCTGGTTCACAGCCGCGATCTTGCCCTGACCGAAGCGACCTATCTGCAAATCATCGAATACAAAACCGCCACCCTCCTTTCCGCCTCCTGTCGCCTGGGGGGAATTATCGGGAATGAATCGGACGAGAAAAAAGAGGCGCTGACGCGTTATGGCCGAAACCTCGGCATCGCTTTTCAGGTGGCCGACGACACGCTCGACTATGTCGGCGACCGGGCCCGCTTTGGAAAATCGCCGGGAAAAGATATCCGTGAGGGAAAGGTCACGTTGCCGCTGCTCCACCTCCTTCAACATTGCTCCACCAAAGAGAAACAAGAGATCAAAAAAATCATCAAAAAAGAGCGGCTCCTTAAAAGAGACTTCTCCTTTGTCACCGGGCTGATGGAGAAGTACGGTTCCATCACCTACGCACTTCAAAAAGCGCAAGATTACGCCAATCGGGCCAAGGGAGATCTATCGGTTTTTGCCGATTTACCCCCACGTCAGGCGCTTCTTACTCTGGCTGATTACGTCGTCCGACGCG
- a CDS encoding endonuclease III, which yields MRAADSIHSIVAILKEETRRLKTPAVGMIAETTKDPFQVLISCLLSLRTRDETTEAASARLFQLAETPQRMIRLSPDQIETAIYPVSFYRNKTKQIVALCRTLLEKFDGAVPDSIDTLLTLPGVGRKTANLVVTVAYGRPGICVDTHVHRISNRIGYIQTRTPEESETALRKKLPKQYWITYNDLLVPFGQFICKPLSPFCSRCKIASYCKQVGVERRR from the coding sequence ATGCGCGCTGCCGATTCGATCCATTCCATCGTCGCGATTCTCAAAGAAGAGACCCGACGCTTGAAGACGCCGGCGGTCGGCATGATCGCCGAAACGACGAAAGATCCCTTCCAGGTTTTAATCTCTTGCCTCTTAAGTTTGCGGACACGGGATGAGACGACCGAGGCCGCCTCCGCCCGACTCTTTCAGCTCGCCGAAACGCCGCAGCGGATGATCCGGCTTTCTCCCGATCAGATCGAGACGGCGATCTATCCGGTTTCGTTCTATCGAAACAAAACGAAACAGATCGTGGCGCTCTGCCGGACGCTGTTGGAGAAATTCGACGGCGCGGTCCCTGATTCGATTGACACGCTGCTGACCCTTCCCGGGGTCGGCCGCAAAACAGCCAACCTTGTTGTGACCGTCGCCTACGGCAGACCGGGGATCTGTGTCGACACCCACGTCCATCGGATCTCCAATCGGATCGGCTATATCCAGACCCGGACGCCGGAGGAAAGCGAGACGGCGCTTCGAAAAAAACTGCCGAAGCAATATTGGATTACCTACAACGACCTGCTCGTCCCCTTTGGACAATTTATCTGTAAGCCGCTCTCCCCGTTTTGCAGCCGATGCAAGATTGCTTCTTATTGCAAACAGGTGGGTGTGGAGCGGAGGCGATAA
- a CDS encoding (2Fe-2S)-binding protein, producing MDSTSSPQSGPPSLQITIQGKACRVEEDKLIWIFQEMGLIRFSNKFCWNGECKNCTVTFKTGPEDPEVTERACRTPAQEGMIITDMPTLFYKRL from the coding sequence ATGGACTCGACATCTTCCCCCCAAAGCGGCCCCCCGTCACTCCAAATTACGATTCAAGGAAAAGCCTGTCGCGTCGAAGAGGACAAGCTGATTTGGATCTTTCAAGAGATGGGACTGATCCGTTTTTCCAATAAATTCTGCTGGAATGGCGAGTGTAAGAATTGCACGGTGACATTTAAGACGGGTCCGGAGGATCCGGAAGTGACAGAGCGGGCCTGCAGAACGCCGGCGCAAGAGGGTATGATCATCACCGACATGCCGACGCTGTTTTACAAAAGGCTGTAA
- a CDS encoding lytic transglycosylase domain-containing protein, with the protein MSLRRRYTRYWILTGAVGLMIFHPFSAQLPPVVPDAVPSSTLPAESVSKKLSTESKPVTQERGLKEREPVSKAKKVFQILSRFKTGLDAKQEERLAGFIAQESRRYGFDPELIVAVISTESSFYNWSISSKGAVGLMQMIPTTAKEIAEVNHLLWHEGDPLFDPFINIRLGIHYLWTLYLKFGDLSLALTAYNHGPGKVLRWVKTGDEIPTEYAEKVLAYYQDFLEFGKEKREETVKVAETQVALRS; encoded by the coding sequence ATGTCACTGAGACGGCGCTACACGCGATATTGGATCTTGACCGGTGCGGTCGGCCTGATGATCTTTCATCCCTTCTCCGCCCAACTGCCCCCCGTCGTTCCGGATGCCGTTCCATCGTCGACCCTTCCAGCCGAATCTGTTTCAAAGAAGCTCTCCACCGAAAGCAAACCGGTCACGCAAGAGCGGGGCTTAAAAGAGCGGGAGCCGGTCTCAAAAGCGAAGAAAGTATTTCAAATCTTATCCCGATTTAAGACCGGTCTGGATGCCAAACAAGAAGAGCGGCTGGCAGGTTTTATCGCTCAAGAGAGCCGGCGGTATGGATTTGATCCCGAATTGATTGTCGCCGTCATCTCGACCGAGAGCTCCTTTTATAACTGGTCGATCTCCTCAAAGGGGGCGGTGGGGCTGATGCAGATGATTCCGACGACTGCAAAAGAGATTGCGGAGGTCAATCATCTTCTCTGGCACGAGGGGGATCCGCTGTTCGATCCTTTCATTAACATCCGCCTTGGGATCCACTACCTCTGGACCCTCTATTTGAAATTTGGAGATCTCTCTCTGGCGCTCACCGCCTACAATCATGGTCCGGGAAAGGTGCTGCGATGGGTCAAAACAGGGGATGAGATTCCAACCGAATATGCGGAGAAAGTGCTCGCCTACTACCAGGACTTTCTTGAATTTGGAAAAGAAAAAAGGGAGGAGACGGTGAAGGTCGCAGAGACACAGGTTGCGCTCCGGTCTTAG
- a CDS encoding tetratricopeptide repeat protein codes for MLRLSSSSSAYSRWVLLLIPLLVCLVYSNTWDASFHLDDEMNIVENRVVQIKTITPSSLYQAGFQSPLPNRFVANISFALNYYLGGLHVSGYHAVNLLIHLITALLLALFLYRTLTLPSVRGAVPFPGEAATVAALLWAIHPIQTESVTYIVQRMTSLSALFYLLALVLFVSGRRRSEEGRSDGPRPFFWYLCALMSALLSLGSKETAITLPLFVALYDLLFFRGGEWGKIKRVLPFYAVLFTATVLLAFFYLGGTPGELREGISKQYGVDQIPPAIRLMTESRVLLYYVSLLLFPHPARLNLDYDFPLSGGLLYPWTTLLSILFLIGVMSYGFYGWRRRPLLSFFIFWYVGNLFLESSVLQLDLVFEHRLYLPSIAFFTGVGVGLARLRALPPSKQASVLASVVLVSLIGVYSFWTFDRNRIWKNEVTLWEDTVSKSPKKARPFKALGTAYAEEGRLDESITAFLTALRLNENYAKAHTNLGVAYYKSGRTVPAISEFQRAIEINERDALAYYNLANIFTDQGRWDDAIIVYRKALEILPVEPMIRHNLAYALSQKGMRREAIHQYLEAIRAENSRVETHKNLAALYFQEDEVEEALHHYQEATQIQPNDPAVHRMIGQIYKKQRRFDLALQAFSKSADLQPNPVSYYQMGTLFDQKKEWDRAAHAYEKATQLDPKMVEAYINLGIAYQKEEKLDESMRAFLAAMRLRPDLPEAHNNLGFLYQQRGLVDLARFEYQSALHFRPEWDLPRLNLTNLGVVQQSALHRP; via the coding sequence ATGTTGCGACTCTCATCCTCTTCGTCGGCCTACTCCCGCTGGGTTCTCCTCCTCATCCCACTGCTTGTTTGCCTTGTTTATTCGAATACCTGGGACGCCAGTTTTCATCTCGACGATGAGATGAATATCGTAGAGAATCGGGTCGTTCAGATCAAGACGATCACGCCGTCAAGCTTATATCAAGCCGGATTTCAGAGCCCGCTGCCGAATCGCTTTGTCGCAAACATCTCCTTCGCTCTCAATTATTATCTCGGTGGCCTTCACGTATCAGGATATCATGCGGTCAACCTGCTGATCCATCTGATAACCGCTTTGCTTCTTGCCTTATTCCTCTATCGGACATTGACCTTGCCGTCCGTTCGGGGGGCGGTTCCCTTCCCGGGCGAGGCGGCGACGGTCGCCGCGCTGCTCTGGGCGATCCATCCGATCCAGACGGAGTCGGTGACCTATATCGTTCAACGGATGACCAGTCTTTCAGCGCTCTTCTACCTCCTTGCGCTGGTTCTCTTCGTTTCCGGAAGGAGACGGTCCGAGGAGGGCCGATCGGACGGTCCTCGGCCGTTTTTTTGGTATCTCTGTGCATTGATGTCGGCGCTTTTAAGCCTGGGGAGCAAGGAGACGGCGATCACCCTTCCGCTCTTTGTGGCGCTGTATGATCTCCTCTTTTTTAGAGGAGGAGAATGGGGGAAGATCAAACGGGTCCTTCCCTTTTACGCTGTTCTCTTTACCGCGACGGTTCTTCTCGCCTTTTTTTATCTTGGCGGGACGCCGGGAGAGCTTCGTGAAGGGATCTCAAAGCAGTACGGTGTTGATCAAATTCCACCGGCGATCCGGCTGATGACCGAATCTCGGGTTCTTCTCTATTATGTTTCTCTGCTCCTCTTTCCCCATCCCGCGCGCCTCAACCTAGACTATGACTTTCCCCTCTCCGGCGGGCTGCTTTATCCTTGGACCACCCTCCTCTCCATTCTCTTCCTGATTGGAGTGATGTCATATGGATTTTATGGTTGGAGGCGGAGGCCACTCCTCTCGTTTTTTATCTTTTGGTACGTTGGAAACCTCTTCCTTGAATCGAGCGTGCTTCAACTTGATCTCGTTTTCGAGCATCGTCTCTACCTGCCGTCGATCGCCTTCTTCACCGGGGTCGGGGTTGGTTTGGCACGCCTCCGGGCGCTGCCGCCGTCAAAGCAGGCGTCGGTTCTTGCCTCCGTGGTGCTCGTCAGCCTGATCGGGGTTTATTCGTTTTGGACGTTCGATCGAAATCGCATCTGGAAAAATGAGGTGACCCTTTGGGAAGACACCGTCAGCAAATCACCGAAGAAGGCGCGGCCCTTCAAGGCGTTGGGGACCGCCTATGCGGAGGAGGGACGGCTCGATGAGTCCATCACGGCCTTTCTGACCGCTTTGCGGCTCAATGAAAATTACGCGAAAGCCCATACCAATCTCGGCGTCGCCTACTATAAAAGCGGCAGGACGGTCCCGGCGATATCGGAATTTCAACGGGCGATCGAAATCAATGAGCGGGATGCGCTCGCCTATTATAATCTGGCCAATATCTTCACCGACCAGGGGCGCTGGGATGATGCGATCATCGTCTATCGGAAAGCGCTTGAAATCCTGCCGGTTGAGCCGATGATTCGGCATAATTTGGCCTATGCGCTCAGCCAGAAAGGGATGCGCCGGGAGGCGATTCACCAATATTTGGAGGCGATTCGAGCCGAGAACAGCAGGGTGGAGACCCATAAGAACTTGGCGGCGCTCTATTTTCAAGAGGATGAAGTCGAGGAGGCGCTCCACCATTATCAAGAGGCGACCCAGATCCAGCCGAACGATCCGGCCGTGCATCGGATGATCGGACAGATCTATAAAAAACAGAGACGATTTGATCTGGCCCTCCAGGCGTTTTCCAAATCGGCCGACCTCCAGCCGAACCCGGTCTCTTATTATCAGATGGGGACGCTGTTCGACCAGAAGAAAGAGTGGGACCGCGCGGCGCACGCGTATGAAAAGGCGACTCAGCTCGATCCGAAGATGGTCGAGGCGTATATTAACCTGGGCATCGCTTATCAGAAGGAAGAGAAGCTGGATGAATCGATGCGCGCGTTTCTGGCAGCAATGCGCCTGCGGCCCGATCTTCCCGAAGCGCATAATAACCTCGGCTTTCTATATCAACAAAGGGGCTTGGTCGACCTGGCGCGGTTTGAGTACCAATCGGCATTGCACTTCCGTCCGGAATGGGATCTTCCCCGTCTGAACTTGACGAACCTCGGCGTCGTTCAACAATCCGCCTTGCACCGGCCCTAG
- a CDS encoding CoA-binding protein encodes MDDKKVAIVGASHDRRKFGNKAVRAFLEKGFRVFPVHPSETEVEGLRVYHSVLEIPEEVRTASFYVPPDVGLQIIEEVASKAGMKIVYLNPGADGEKLIRRGSDLGLEIRVACSILAIGADPRRY; translated from the coding sequence ATGGATGATAAAAAAGTGGCGATCGTCGGGGCGTCACACGACCGACGCAAATTCGGAAACAAGGCGGTTCGTGCGTTTTTGGAGAAGGGATTTCGTGTTTTTCCGGTTCATCCCTCCGAAACGGAGGTTGAGGGGCTCCGGGTCTATCATTCCGTTCTGGAGATTCCGGAAGAGGTCCGGACAGCCAGCTTCTACGTTCCACCCGATGTCGGACTGCAGATCATCGAAGAGGTTGCGTCCAAAGCGGGGATGAAGATCGTCTATCTCAATCCGGGAGCGGACGGTGAAAAGTTGATCCGAAGGGGAAGTGACCTTGGATTGGAGATCCGCGTCGCCTGCAGCATTCTCGCGATCGGTGCCGATCCGAGACGCTATTGA
- a CDS encoding branched-chain amino acid transaminase, which translates to MLKETPFIWMDGKLVPWKEATVHVLTHSLHYGLAVFEGIRCYKGVSGTAVFRLAEHVERLLGSAHVVQMKIPFSQKEIEQAVIETVRVNQLEEGYIRPLAYIGYGEMGLYVKENPIRLSVAAWPWGTYLGEEGIRRGIRVAVSSFARHHVNISLTRAKVAGYYVNSQLAKREAKEAGYDEAVLLDTEGYVAEGPGENIFIVRKGVLKTIPLTSILEGITRDTIVQLAQERKLKVVHERFTRDDLYLAEEAFFTGTAAEVTPIREVDGRTIGKGEPGPITQALQGRFFDIVRGKDKSHPEWLTFV; encoded by the coding sequence GTGCTAAAAGAGACCCCCTTTATCTGGATGGATGGGAAATTGGTTCCATGGAAAGAGGCCACGGTCCATGTGCTGACACATAGCCTTCATTACGGTTTGGCTGTTTTTGAAGGGATCCGCTGTTATAAAGGGGTGTCCGGAACCGCCGTATTTCGATTGGCGGAGCATGTCGAGCGGCTTTTGGGATCGGCCCACGTGGTTCAGATGAAGATCCCCTTCTCTCAAAAAGAGATTGAGCAGGCGGTGATCGAGACGGTTCGGGTCAATCAACTTGAAGAAGGATATATCCGGCCGCTCGCTTATATCGGTTACGGCGAGATGGGACTTTACGTGAAAGAGAACCCGATTCGTCTCTCCGTGGCCGCCTGGCCGTGGGGAACCTATCTCGGCGAAGAGGGGATTCGGCGCGGCATTCGGGTCGCCGTCTCTTCCTTCGCTAGGCATCATGTCAACATCAGCCTGACCCGGGCCAAGGTCGCCGGCTACTATGTCAATTCTCAGCTTGCCAAGCGGGAGGCCAAGGAGGCCGGTTATGATGAGGCGGTGCTCCTCGATACGGAGGGCTATGTTGCAGAGGGGCCGGGCGAGAATATCTTCATCGTTCGAAAAGGGGTGTTGAAGACGATCCCGCTCACTTCTATCTTAGAGGGGATCACGCGGGATACCATCGTTCAGCTGGCGCAGGAGCGAAAGCTCAAAGTCGTTCATGAGCGCTTTACGCGCGACGATCTCTACCTGGCGGAAGAGGCCTTCTTCACCGGGACCGCGGCGGAGGTGACGCCGATTCGGGAGGTCGACGGGCGGACGATCGGAAAAGGGGAGCCCGGTCCGATCACGCAAGCGCTTCAGGGCCGGTTTTTCGATATTGTCCGAGGCAAGGATAAAAGCCACCCCGAGTGGCTCACCTTTGTTTAA
- a CDS encoding helix-turn-helix transcriptional regulator — translation MEKVSPQKVGERIRLVRGNRTQTEFAKALGVKKQNYISRYERGRIPSPDLLVRIAEMGRVSIDWLLTGKKGAGRATAPAQASRGTRTLRQAKRK, via the coding sequence ATGGAAAAAGTATCTCCGCAAAAAGTGGGTGAGCGGATTCGGTTGGTGCGCGGCAACAGAACGCAGACGGAATTTGCAAAGGCGCTCGGGGTGAAGAAGCAGAACTACATCAGTCGGTATGAGCGGGGTCGCATCCCCTCCCCGGACCTCCTGGTTCGTATCGCCGAAATGGGAAGGGTCAGCATCGATTGGCTCTTGACCGGGAAGAAGGGTGCGGGCCGTGCGACAGCGCCTGCCCAGGCGAGCCGTGGAACAAGAACATTGCGTCAGGCCAAGAGAAAGTAG
- a CDS encoding XRE family transcriptional regulator, protein MRKQAGLTQKTFSERISVSRSFLSEIESGKVKPSLETLVGVVMQFQVDAHWLLVGTGKGATADLAAEPSSGYQPTPERQSAYPLIPLLDDRVVQGPPRRLSKDEIIAYLPLWGPVAQKESYCFYLQDDAMAPFLRRGALVGMVPIAAPSKKWEGKLVALWQTKGGITLRRLRIDQKYFIFEAENKSHSVFYLERSAKPVLFGVEWWWQNQKELG, encoded by the coding sequence GTGCGGAAGCAGGCGGGGCTGACGCAGAAAACATTCTCCGAGCGAATCAGTGTCTCCCGCAGTTTCCTCTCTGAGATCGAATCTGGAAAGGTCAAGCCGTCGCTGGAAACGCTCGTCGGCGTGGTGATGCAGTTTCAGGTCGACGCCCATTGGCTCCTGGTCGGAACCGGAAAAGGAGCGACGGCCGACCTGGCGGCGGAGCCTTCGTCCGGATATCAACCGACCCCCGAGCGGCAGAGCGCCTATCCGCTGATCCCTCTTTTAGATGATCGGGTGGTGCAGGGCCCTCCCCGCCGCCTCTCAAAAGACGAAATCATCGCCTATCTCCCTTTGTGGGGTCCCGTCGCTCAGAAAGAGAGCTATTGTTTTTATCTTCAGGACGACGCGATGGCTCCTTTCCTCCGCCGGGGGGCCTTGGTCGGGATGGTCCCGATTGCCGCCCCCTCTAAAAAATGGGAGGGAAAGCTCGTCGCGCTCTGGCAGACGAAGGGCGGAATCACCCTTCGGCGGCTCCGAATCGATCAGAAATATTTTATCTTTGAAGCGGAGAACAAGAGCCATTCCGTTTTTTATCTGGAGCGCTCGGCGAAGCCGGTTCTCTTCGGCGTCGAATGGTGGTGGCAGAATCAAAAAGAGCTCGGCTAG
- a CDS encoding helix-turn-helix domain-containing protein — MGGLEISFELRKRGWTQTRVARTLGVTQSAVHQVIFNRARSRRIRIFIAKILKKEVTVLWNDRPKYFYH, encoded by the coding sequence ATGGGCGGTCTTGAGATCTCTTTTGAGCTAAGAAAGCGGGGATGGACACAGACGCGCGTGGCACGCACGCTGGGGGTCACGCAATCGGCGGTCCACCAAGTCATCTTCAATCGAGCCCGCTCACGGAGAATTCGGATCTTCATTGCTAAAATCCTTAAAAAAGAGGTGACGGTCCTTTGGAACGATCGTCCGAAATATTTTTATCATTAG
- a CDS encoding RluA family pseudouridine synthase encodes MSFSLPSSLVVTPHTPPERIDLYLIRRGVSLSRSRIQNLIEEGQILINGHPTKASYRVREGDRIDVKIPPPAPLELIPEEVPLDVLYEDESLLVLNKAAGMVVHPAPGHDKGTLVHALLHHCRDLTGIGGRERPGIVHRLDKDTSGVMVIAKTDAAHQRLSKQFKQHTIDRRYLAVVCGKVAKGSGKIDLAIGRDRVDRKKISSRTAHPREAQTHWAVRERFRVATLLEVYPQTGRTHQIRVHMAHLGHPIVGDKVYGGRAARMFEINVARQMLHAERLGFIHPTRNEQMTFSSPVPPDMEGLLSALRAEKREGSERIRGGLSRPSEG; translated from the coding sequence ATGTCCTTTTCCCTCCCCTCCTCGCTGGTGGTCACCCCTCATACCCCCCCTGAACGGATTGATCTCTATCTTATCCGGCGCGGTGTCTCCCTCTCTCGTTCGCGTATCCAAAATCTGATTGAAGAAGGCCAAATTCTCATCAACGGTCATCCGACGAAGGCGAGCTATCGCGTCCGCGAAGGAGACCGGATCGATGTAAAGATCCCCCCCCCGGCGCCGCTGGAACTGATCCCCGAAGAGGTGCCGTTGGATGTTTTGTATGAGGATGAGTCGCTCTTGGTCCTCAACAAGGCGGCGGGGATGGTGGTCCATCCCGCTCCCGGACATGACAAGGGGACGCTGGTCCATGCGCTGCTCCATCACTGCCGGGATCTGACCGGGATCGGGGGACGGGAGCGCCCCGGCATCGTTCATCGCCTCGACAAGGATACCTCCGGTGTGATGGTGATCGCCAAGACCGACGCGGCGCATCAGCGGCTCTCGAAGCAATTCAAACAACATACGATCGATCGCCGATACTTGGCGGTTGTCTGCGGGAAAGTCGCCAAAGGCTCCGGAAAAATCGATCTGGCGATCGGCCGCGATCGGGTCGATCGAAAAAAAATCTCCTCTCGGACGGCCCATCCGCGGGAGGCGCAAACCCACTGGGCCGTCCGAGAGCGCTTTCGGGTCGCGACCCTGCTGGAGGTCTATCCCCAAACCGGTCGAACGCATCAGATCCGCGTCCATATGGCCCACCTCGGCCATCCGATCGTCGGCGACAAGGTTTATGGCGGCCGGGCGGCTCGGATGTTTGAGATCAACGTGGCGCGGCAGATGCTCCATGCGGAGCGGCTTGGATTTATCCATCCCACCCGGAATGAGCAGATGACCTTCTCGTCGCCGGTTCCTCCCGACATGGAAGGGCTATTGTCAGCGCTTCGGGCGGAAAAGCGAGAAGGGAGTGAGAGAATCAGGGGAGGGCTCTCTCGTCCGTCTGAAGGATGA